In Mesotoga infera, one genomic interval encodes:
- a CDS encoding PRC-barrel domain containing protein, producing the protein MENRIRWGAKAISSDGKDLGKVIRVVIHPKSNEVTHVVIEKGIFNRVA; encoded by the coding sequence ATGGAAAACAGAATCAGATGGGGCGCCAAAGCGATCTCTTCCGACGGTAAAGATCTCGGAAAAGTCATTCGGGTAGTCATACATCCCAAGAGCAACGAGGTTACTCATGTTGTAATAGAAAAGGGAATTTTCAACAGGGTGGC